Genomic DNA from Pungitius pungitius chromosome 12, fPunPun2.1, whole genome shotgun sequence:
GCCGGCCTCATGCTGTCCCTCCTTCAGCGTTCGTATCAGTCGTGCACAGACGGGACACCCAAACAGTGCATGGAGGCAGAAATAGCTCCGGGTACCAACATGGCCGGGGAAGGCTTTGATATCACCAAAATGGAGCGTAAGGGCTCCTTTGTGCTCAACATGAGCAAGTGGAAACGCAAGGATAAAACATGCACCCTGTGCACAAACCCCTACTTAGAGAACATAAAGCAAAAGCTCCCGTTGTCGGTGGTGAACTGGAGAGCAAAGCAGTCCTGCAGCATGAAGGTGGCCACCTCGCTCCACCAATCCAGCGAGTCTCTGGTCAGCTCCATCACCTCTTCTGTGGAGAACAACTGGAAGGTCAATCTTGACTGTGATATGAAAGATAAAAGCGGCTCAGTGATGCTCGCTGGTACCCATTCTAAACTGGCTGAAAACTCCATGGAAAAAACCAAGAAGGACAAGTTCAGCTTCGCGAGCCACAGCTTTTCCTGTGAGTTCTACAGGTAAGATGACGAGGAGGGGAATGCAGCTTTCCTCCGTATGTTCCCCCAGCTCTGAAAATCAACGCGTTCATTTCAGACACCTGTTTTATATCAGTCCATCTTCTCATTCTGCTCCCACTGTAAACAGCTTCGGAGTGTCCAGCAATCCCGGACTGCACggagaatttaaaaaagcattgaaAAAACTACCAAAAACATACAGCCCTGAAAGTAAGCAGAGGTATTACGAACTGATCGACAACTTTGGCACCCATTACATCACCAAGGTAAACCCAAGTTATGATACAGGCCATTTCTGAAGAAGTAAAACCTTTGCTAACACAAGACGTGTTTTCCCTCCAGGTGAAGATGGGAGGAAGTGTTCAATCTGTGACCAGCATCAGGCAGTGCCAGGCCAGCCTGAATGGAATCAGCTCGGAGGAGGCGCAGATGTGCCTGGAGGCCGAGGCGTCCGCCAGCTTCAAAGCTGAACtcaaaactgaaacaaaacactgcCAGAAGGACATCGACAAGACGGAAAGTAAGGCGTCCTTCTCCAGCCTCTTCAACGACAGGTAATTTATCAAGTATCTTGTggcatttttttatattgtttgaaAAATTAAGATCTTTTACAGCAGTTGGTGAAACAACTCTCTCCTCCACAGGTTCACAGAAACAAAGGGGGGTCATACCCAGGACATGgaccttctcttctcttctgaaAAAAACCCATCAGCCAACAAAGAATGGCTGAACACCCTGCCACAGAATCCAGACATAGTGTCCTATTCCCTGGACTCGCTTCACGAGCTACTACCCACTGACACCCCTGTCCGTAAGAACCTGCGCTCCGCCATTAGCCATTACATCCTGGAGAAAGGCCTGTGGaagaactgcagcagcagctgctcggcCGGCATCAAGAGCGATCCGAGGGACACCTGCGTCTGCCAATGCCACAACGACCCCGCCGTGAACACGGACTGCTGCCCGACCCGCAAGGGCATGGCGCGGGTCATCATCACGGTGCAGCGGGCCGCCGGCCTGTGGGGAGACCACAGCACGGCCACCGACGGCTACGTGAAGGTGTTCTTCAACCGCATCATGGTCCAACGTTCGCCGGTCattcaaaacaacaactacCCGCACTGGGCCACGGTGGTCGACCTTGGCCCCCAGGACGTGTCCTCCGGGAAAACGGTGAGATTCGAAGTGTGGGATCAGGACAACACGTGGGACGACGACCTGCTGGGAGCGTGTGACCAAGTCCTCAAGGCCGGGGTCAAGGAGGATCTCTGCATCCTGCAGCACGGCCAGCTCTTCTACAAGTTGGAAGTGAAATGTGCTCCGAGTCTGAGCGGAGACACATGCGTGGACTACAAGGCTTCGCCCATGACTCAAAGTCTGGAGAGCATGTACGTGTCTCGTCATGCGCATCCTATCCCAAAGGCCATGCTGCGGGAGATGGGCGTGTTTGTGGATGAAACGAGCTAAATAAAATCAGTGTTGTTTGACACAGAATATATTGGACTTGACGTATTTTGAATCATTTTGAGGCAAACTTTTTGCATTTTACCAACCTGTATGTTTATGCATCACcaccagtcggttcagtactgatAAATTAGACTGGCGGAGCACcaagaggacaaaaaaaagacaaggaagTTAAAAATAGAGCAAAAGACAAAACGAACAGgactgaaacacaaaaacaaagctttaaaGACACATTACACTGAACACATTATGGAAATTGACCACTTAAAGAAGTCCAggataattaaattaaaaactgtCAAATCATTTAATTCCTGTTTTACCTTTGGTTAGTTAAAACTCACGAGCCAATAGGGGTAAAGTCACTGTGTAAGGGGCGGGACTAATGGCACAGGTTAGTGTGCGGAGTAGTGAGCACGtgagaggagagaaacagaCTATCAACTAGAGAGCTAAGGGAAGAGGCATCGTGGTGTGGGTAAGCATTTGAGTTTTATCGTGGAGGTCGACTACTCGTGGTCCTGATATAAACTTCTGTGTGACTTGCAAGAGGTAAATATAGTGTGTATGCCTGTATTTTGTGCTATATCTAACTGGTATAGTGAAAAGAGACTGGATGTGTAACACGGTTGGCGATGTGCTAGCTAGTGGTAGCATGCGGTGCTAATGGGCCTGCATATCGTAGTTTTAGCATTGTGATATTTCTGAAGGTAAAGCAAAGCTAATGTTAATTCGACATGAGATAGCGTTTGATATTGTGGCTCAATTCGGATAAGATGCTTTAAGGAGACGGAcgttgaagagagagagagacgggtttCCACCCGGTGGCCCTCCCTCCCGCGTGGGTGTTTGGATTGACAGCCGCCGCCATTGCCATGGGACCTGGGTTACAGACACATATTATCTCCTCATAAGCAGTCATAATTTTCTCCTGCTCGTCAGCGGAGAAATAAAGACGCTCttcctttaagtttatttgccgttgtactgttaaaaaatccttgtttcgGTGATCGACTATTCTGCCTTCTGCCGTTAGACCCGCACACGCGATAGCGTGAAGAAGACCATATGTTGCTTTGCGAGAGCTCTTGTGCTGAGCTCATTTCAGGGCGGACCGAACAAATCCGTTGGCGTCCTACCCCAGAGACGACCACCAAAAGCGTTGTCTGAGCAGAGCTAGCATGCGGGTGACCCCAGCGTGAAAAGCCAGGCGGGAAGAATGACCCCCAGCGGAGGACCTGAGGTCGTAGATTTGCTGGAACAAATGGAACGCTTCActtcttcctccacctgccAGGCCACTGCCCCAACAACACACTCGGTGGAGGGAATGTTCTCAGGACCCGAAGAGCAGCTTTTTGACTGGAACTGACGAGATAGGGCATCGGGTTTGACATTCTTTGTGCCAGGTCTGTAGGATAGGGTAAACCTCAAAACGGTCAAAAGAAAGAGCCCACCTCGCTAGGTGGGAGTTCAACCCCTCGGCAGAACGAATGTATTCTAACGTTTTTGTGATCCGTCCATACCATAAATGGCTGATCtgctccctccagccagtgtctcCACTCCTCTGGAGCAAGCTTAACAGCTAACAGCTCCCTGTTCCAGATGTCATGATTTCTCTCTGCTGGGGAGAGGTTCCGGGAGAAGAAGGCACAAGGGGGAACCTTCTGAACCATAGATGACCGCTTTGAGAGAACAGCATCAACACCGGTGTCCGAAGCCTCCACCATGAACTGGCGAGCAGGGCCTGAGTTAACAAGAAGGGGAGCAGAAGTGAATCGTGATTTTAATTCACCAAATGACCTCGCTGCCGCAGATGTCCACTGAAATGGCATGTGATGGGAGGTGAGAGCCGTGAGGGGGGCAGCCACAGAACTGTAGCTGTGGATGAGCCGCCGATAGCGCTGCAGTTTCTTGCGTGTGAAGGGTTGGGGCCAGTCCGCCACTGCTCTGGTCTTCGCTGGCTCCATCTTGACTCTGCCAGAATTGATGATGAAGCCCAGAAAGGATACCCCCGAGGTGTGGAACATGCATATTTTGACCTTAACAAAGAGGTGGTTCTGGTGGTGGTATTTTTTGTCATGACATAAATTCACTGGATTTttgtccatttaaaaaaggtggAAACCTCTTCTTACTCATAACTGGGCTTACACACACTAGTCATGTTAAGACCCCAAATAAAGACCACAGAGCCGCCTTCTCAGGGCTTGAAGTACCTTTCAGAGACGCAGTGGGTTTGTGGTCTCTGGTTCGTTACTGACTGGAAAGCCAGCACTGCCGTCATGTTGTCTCTGTCTATCTAACTTCATCCAGACCACCGACTCCTCCCTCTCAGGGCTGCTCAAAGTCAACAAAACCACCACCCTTGTCTCTTATAAACCACCACTTTTTTACCTATAAAAAGGCCAGGCAGTGATATTCATGCTCACAGTCAGTTTCTCAAGTGCAGCCTGAACAGGCAAGACAAAGGTGAGTGTAAGCTAACGTTTAAATATTCTCTCAGTTTATCTAAATACATGTGACTGTGGGTCATAGTGGGTTATATTAATAGTGTGTTAAGTTATTGAACTAGTTGCTTGAATATCGGTAAGTAATTTTAAAGCGGGTTATGTCCTTTCAAAGTTGAGACCTGAGAGCAGTAGTTTAAAACATTGCATCCTTTATTATTGTAACTCATGAGACAATGTTAACTTGAACTATTGTGACCAAAATGCAGTTATAAAATCCACACTGCGCTAGAAGCAAAAGTATGAGGAGCCTCTCGACAATCCACAGGTTCACTGAATGACTCACATTAAGATAAAAGCATGTAAATATTATTTACCAATAGACCTAatgctgtatgtgtatatatatatatatgtataaatgtatattaatgTTTGTCTAAATGTACGGCGGATTTAAAAGGGACACTGGGACGTTATTTAGAAAGCAATGTGTTCAAAATGTTGTTAACAAAGTAGAAAATCTATAAAAGACCGCTTTTACCTTAGACCTTAAATATAGATATAGAGAATGTTTCTCAATGCGTCAAAGATACGTAAATCATTGAATGTCAGCAGAAAGACGTGacatcaaattaaaagaaaCGTTTCCCTTTTCAGGATTAACCGTCAGCTTGCATTCATCACCGAGACGAGACATGTCTCTGTTGAATATTTGCGTCCAAGCCGGCCTCATGCTGTCCCTCCTTCAGCGTTCGTATCAGTCGTGCACAGACGGGACACCCAAACAGTGCATGGAGGCAGAAATAGCTCCGGGTACCAACATGGCCGGGGAAGGCTTTGATATCACCAAAATGGAGCGTAAGGGCTCCTATGTGCTCAACATGAGCAAGTGGAAACGCAAGGATAAAACATGCACCCTGTGCACAAACCCCTACTTAGAGAACATAAAGCAAAAGCTCCCGTTGTCGGTGGTGAACTGGAGAGCAAAGCAGTCCTGCAGCATGAAGGTGGCCACCTCGCTCCACCAATCCAGCGAGTCTCTGGTCAGCTCCATCACCTCTTCTGTGGAGAACAACTGGAAGGTCAATCTCGACTGTGATATGGGAGCAAAAGGCGCCTCGGTGATGCTCGCTGGTACCCATTCTAAACTAGCTGAATACTCcatggaaaaaacaaaggaGGACAAGTTCAGCTTCGCGAGCCACAGCTTTTCCTGTGAGTTCTACAGGTAAGATGACGAGGAGGGGAATGCAGCTTTCCTCCGTATGTTCCCCCAGCTCTGAAAATCAACGGGTTCATTTCAGACACCTGTTTTATATCagtccatcttctccttctgctcccacTGTAAACAGCTTTGGAGTGTCCAGCAATCCCGGACTGCACggagaatttaaaaaagcattgaaAAAACTACCGAAGACATACAGCCCTGCAAGTAAGCAGAGGTATTACAAACTGATCGACAACTTTGGCACCCATTACATCACCAAGGTAAACCCAAGTTATGACACAGGCCATTTCTGAAGATGTAAAACCTTTGCTAACACAAGATGTGTTTTGCCTTCAGGTGAAGATGGGAGGAAGTGTTCAATCTGTGACCAGCATCAGGCAGTGCCAGGCCAGCCTGAATGGAATCAGCTCGGAGGAGGCGCAGATGTGCCTGGAGGTCGAGGCGTCCGCCAGCTTCAAAGCTGAActcaaaactgaaacacaacacTGCCAGAAGGACATCCACAAGAGAGAAAGTAAGGCGTCCTTCTCAAGCATCTTCAACGACAGGTAAGCATTGAAAAAGTATCTTGTGGcctatttttatattgtttgaaA
This window encodes:
- the LOC119219885 gene encoding perforin-1-like, with the translated sequence MSLLNICVQAGLMLSLLQRSYQSCTDGTPKQCMEAEIAPGTNMAGEGFDITKMERKGSFVLNMSKWKRKDKTCTLCTNPYLENIKQKLPLSVVNWRAKQSCSMKVATSLHQSSESLVSSITSSVENNWKVNLDCDMKDKSGSVMLAGTHSKLAENSMEKTKKDKFSFASHSFSCEFYSFGVSSNPGLHGEFKKALKKLPKTYSPESKQRYYELIDNFGTHYITKVKMGGSVQSVTSIRQCQASLNGISSEEAQMCLEAEASASFKAELKTETKHCQKDIDKTESKASFSSLFNDRFTETKGGHTQDMDLLFSSEKNPSANKEWLNTLPQNPDIVSYSLDSLHELLPTDTPVRKNLRSAISHYILEKGLWKNCSSSCSAGIKSDPRDTCVCQCHNDPAVNTDCCPTRKGMARVIITVQRAAGLWGDHSTATDGYVKVFFNRIMVQRSPVIQNNNYPHWATVVDLGPQDVSSGKTVRFEVWDQDNTWDDDLLGACDQVLKAGVKEDLCILQHGQLFYKLEVKCAPSLSGDTCVDYKASPMTQSLESMYVSRHAHPIPKAMLREMGVFVDETS
- the LOC119219886 gene encoding perforin-1-like, with amino-acid sequence MSLLNICVQAGLMLSLLQRSYQSCTDGTPKQCMEAEIAPGTNMAGEGFDITKMERKGSYVLNMSKWKRKDKTCTLCTNPYLENIKQKLPLSVVNWRAKQSCSMKVATSLHQSSESLVSSITSSVENNWKVNLDCDMGAKGASVMLAGTHSKLAEYSMEKTKEDKFSFASHSFSCEFYSFGVSSNPGLHGEFKKALKKLPKTYSPASKQRYYKLIDNFGTHYITKVKMGGSVQSVTSIRQCQASLNGISSEEAQMCLEVEASASFKAELKTETQHCQKDIHKRESKASFSSIFNDRFTETKGGHTQDPDLLFSSEKNPSAYKEWLNTLPQNPDIVSYSLDSLHELLPTDTPVRKNLRSAISHYILEKGLWKNCSSSCRSGIKSDPRDTCVCQCHNNPAVNTDCCPTRKGMARVIITVQRAAGLWGDHSTATDGYVKVFFNGNAVRRSPVIQNNNYPHWATVVDLGPQDVSSGKTVRFEVWDQDNTWDDDLLGACDQVLKAGVKEDLCILQHGQLFYKLEVKCAPSLSGDTCVDYKASPMTQSLESMYVSRHAHPIPKAILREMGVFVDETSSLTNKSLAAEMSKFDEM